The following DNA comes from Populus trichocarpa isolate Nisqually-1 chromosome 19, P.trichocarpa_v4.1, whole genome shotgun sequence.
GCTGTAAAGcttgaaaaattaatcaaaattctaatagattaaaaaaaaaacccaattgagCAAATAATTGATCAGATCAAGTGACAAAATCAGTACAATAAAACCCTAACTGAGCAAACAATGAAGGGATTTTGagggttaataaaaaaaaagtaaattaatcaCCATTAGAGGGTATGAGAAAAAGAGAGACGAACGACACTTTTGAAAACGATTTTGAGGGTTGTTTTGAGAGAATGAAAAGAcagaaaataatcaaagttaGATCCCAGACTTCTTCCTCTTTAGCTTCTCCACCCCCATTTGGTGTCCTAGGCACCACAATACTTCCTTTGCCTTCTTTTTCCCGTGAACAACATTGCCCAATTTTCTCTCTCGCGCCACCAATCATCAACAACTGAGGACCGCTACAGTACTCGCTATATGTCACGAGTACTGTTCATTTTGTTAGAATAGCTAGCAAAGCAGAGAGCAACAAtgctatgttttttcttcactcCCGCAAGCTATTAAATTTATAGCTAAGGATTTGGTTTGGCTAGGAAGGGTGCGGAATCTCTTACAGAAGACAGGTGGCTTGTAGCTCCACCCAAGAGCTGCTATTTATAGGATTAAGAAAGGAATGGTGAACGCTGgtggagattaaaaaaaaaaaaaaaagttcactatattttgttttgttttactttatgATTATCATGGAAAATCCTTGGAAAAGAAACATACCCTTTAGCAAAATGCTCTCTCCTCTTTAAATAAGATAATCTTGCAATGCATGTGGTCTTCCATCACCTTAAACCACTATCAAAAGAGCGACTCCCCATTGCTTCCCTCTTCCACTAAAAACGGGTAGCATCAAAACTTGCCAATAGATGCACTTTTAAGTTTAAACAGCTTAATGGACAATTTTGGACGTGATGGACCACATCCACAATTTCATCTCTGCATTGAAGAGCTTGACCTACGATAACACTTGAACACATTCAGTCAGGTACAATAATTCGATATTCAGGGTAGGAGGAAAACAAATCCCattaaacatatttgtttttgtagtcactctatttttcatttatttcaattactTAAGGAAAAttcccacctttttttttcttggaatgaGCCAATCCTCTGTTCTTGATTCATTATCGGGATTCCAAAATCAAAACATGGAAATTAATCACTAATCTAAGACCAGAATATTCGGAGAACTCTTCTGACCAAACAAGTAATTgtcaataaaatttttgttttcttcatattCAAAGACTTTACTTTATGCGTAGGTTATTAATTCAGTGTTGGATAGGAATAGGAATGGGTGAAATACCTATTTACACATGTATTTGACTCTGACATATTTTTCAGAGTATCTCTCCAAATGGTGAGGGGACAGCATTTCCATTGTCCTAATTATCATTTCAATGATAATTATGCCCAAAGGTGTGGAATCTGGACAGAATCCATTTCAGGACACAACTAGGCAGAGGTGAATCTCAAAATAGAGTTCTATTACAATCATATCCACGTCAAATGATCAACCTTAAGTGCTAAGTGCTCAAGTAAATAATTTAAAGGTTCTAACCTTTTTTCATGAGTATCTTTATAGGACCTCCCCGCCTGCCAACCCACATTCTCTTCCTGTTTTGTTAATATCAGCTACCATTTAAGCAGAAAAAACTTTTTCTGTTGTCTAAAGCATgtgaaatttttctttcaaatttcttcttcttcttcttcgtatTTTGTTGTTCTCTTCCTGCAGAACATTTTCTCCTAGTTATTAAAtgacttaaataaataaaattaagtctTCAAACAACAAGCCTGTTTAGAGTACAAAAATTCTTTATGGAACCTTTTAATCCCCCCTCATGCTTTAAATCAGATCATGTATTGTATTTCAACTAAATCTTAATCTCAGATATCAAAAAATATCACATAAATACTCTTATTCCACTATTAGTTTAAAGAAACATTTTCATCATAaggtaataaaaaatcaatagttTGTTTGATTTCAAACCAACAAATGTTTTTTGTCAGTACCATGATATTACAACAGTCACACAACCAAATGTTTACATTATGTATACCCAAGCAATCTTATTCGTATTATGTTATTTAGCTGTCCAATTGATATCACCTTCACTTTGTGAATGTGTGTATTGATAGATTAgaatttcttaatcttttttttttttttattgttcaagcAACTTTTTATCCATCTTGATTCTTGACATGCATGTTATGTTCATATGGTCAGTCTTATAGATCTTCCTTTCAATTTTGTAGTTATCTTATAAGCTATGATGCAAATGACTTCAATAGCACTACATTTCAAAAGTCTTTCTCTAATGCTGTCTTAACATCTATCTTATATCTCTTTCCTAAGCAGCAACTTAAGGATGTTTTTGATATGACCATAAGACCTCACTGTTGTAATCCTTTCCTCTACTTGTACTTTTGGCTGCCTGTTCATGAACACATGCTCCATACCTCAACATATATAGCGACTGAAATAAAACTTCTATGTTTTCTTAAagcaaaaaaagtaaaatacataCACAAAGAAAGATATACAGTAGATTTTCTGAAAAGAAATTCCTATCAGTTACTACACATTAGGGAGATTAATTCCTCTAACCTTATATAATAAAAGATACAGTCATCAAACTATAGCAATTACCCTACAAATATGTATAAACAACCTCATATACTATGCATGCATATAAGCATTTGAAAGGAACAAGTCAGGTAAGATGTAAATGAATGACTGAAGGTtaatgtgaaaaaattaaatcaaggaCAAAAAGTCATCATGTCCAACATATGAAGAGTTTAAATACACAAAAATGTAACACTTATGACAGCTTTAATGCCCCAAAAACTTGATAGTACCTTAAGAGTTCCAACTTAACATCATATGCATCATGAGGGAGCATCAAAATCCTCGCACTGTTCCTTTTCAGTCCTGCATGACATAATAGGGACATCTGATATGGGCTCTTGAGGCTTTAATATTTTGCAGCCTGCCATAGTTTCAGATCCCCCAGCTGATAACAGATACTATGAATTTCAttctgtttttcttaattgatctTATGCTCATTGGATCATCATTGAAAATACTTGGTGCTTAAGGGCAGAAATGACTGAGAGAGATGGTCATTACCCTAAGCCTTCAAGAATAGGCCGTTGCATAAAGAACTTATGGACCAAACCGTTTGAATGAAATGCAAGTGAGTCACCAAAGATTGTGTGACACTATCATGAATTAGTCTAGTTgttccaaaaaacaaatcacgaaCTGCTTTAGAATGCAGGAATCTTACAATATCCTAGTTTGACATACAAGGGACAGACTTTACCATTGAACATAGGAAAGCCTTAGGGTGGGCCATGCAAAGCCACAAACTGAAGGAGGAGAAAGTGCTCAAACTGGCATCTCTGTTGGTTAAGGGCAATGTTTGGCTCTGATAATGCAGGTTTAAAGGTAGAGTTTCATGGATGATGATGCACACTCCTGATTGGTTAATTTACAAAATTACATGACCAATATAGACCTATGCGACACTTGAGATAAGCAGAGAAGAGAGGGTCATTTCAGTAATTCTCCAACTGTTAATTTGGCCTCCACACCTGGCACATTTAATCAGCATGACCAACAAATAATTGGCCTTGGAAATTCAGAGTGTCTGAACTCTCTTTCTTTATCTGGAGGCAAAGGCTACACAACGTCTCGAAAGGAACCTTtgagaaaataatttcaagtttaCATGTTGAAGGCTTAATCCTCTGCATGCATGCACTAATGTCAAGAACTGACTTTTACTTTATGCACACTGCATGATCCTCAGTATTTCTACGTTTCTTGCAACCTTCAAGAAAGCTACGCCATATTTGGGCATCTGGTGGGAAAGGCATGCAGGAAATCACTTTCTCTGCTTCCTCAAGATGTCCATTCCTAGCCAATAAGTCCACTAAACAATGATAATGATCCATATCTGGTTCAATATGGTAATTATTCATTTTACCAAACAACTGCATCCCTTCTCTGACTAAAGCACCATGTCTGCATGCCGTAAGCACCGCAATAAAAGCAACCTTATCAGGTCTAGAACCTAGAAATTCCATATCATTAAACCTTTCTAATGCTTCCTGAGCACAGCCATTAATTCCAAGGGCTGAAATTAGAGCTGTCCATGTAATTAGGTTTCTCTCTGTCATACTGTCAAAAATCTTTACTGAACTTTCAAGGTTGCCACACTTTCCATACATGTCTATTAACACATTGCGgacaacaatatcaaaataactGAAATTAGTCTTTATGAGGAGACCATGAATAGAACTTCCCAGAGCAAGGTTACAGACCTTACTACACACACATAGAAGACTTGTATATGTGTAATTGTCTGGAAGCATTTGAGCAACACGCATGTGtttaaaaagttcaaaaaccTCATTGTAATTTCCATTGCGTGCACAAGCTGCAATAACAATGTTCCAAGACACAGTGTCTGGTTCTTCAAGCTGAGAAAGAAACTTTAATGTCTCAAAGTATTGGCCAGATCTGTTATAAATTCCAGCAATGCTGTTAGCGGGAACAACAGCAAGTAGTGTTTCAGAAGCTTTAACAAAGATCAGAGCATCAGTTATGAGACCATTCCTGCCATAGGAGGTAATAAGGGAGGTCAATACATATTCATTATTCTCATAGCCCAATCTTATAGTCAGGCTATGAATCTGCTTTAGCTCTAAAACCAAGGATGATTTAAGAACAgcagaaaatgaaaattcattAGGTCGGAAGCCTAACTTGAGCATTTCTAGCAACAAAGAAACAGAAGCAAAAGAGCATTTATTTGCATAACCGAGGATCAAAGAATTCCAAGAGACCACATTCTTCTGATGTATCTCGCGAAAGCAATAATGGGCATTATCCAGTTTACCACATTTGGCATAATAATCAACCAAGGCACTACCCAAATAAACATCTGTTTCAAGAGCAGTTTTCACTATTTTACCATGGACATATTCTCCACACATTGGGACCAGCAAACTGGTGCAAGAGTTAATGACACTTACAAATGTGGTCTGGTTAGGCATTATTCCATCCTCAGACATTTTCAGAAAGACTTCTAATGCTTTTCCAGGGTTCTTACTTTTTGAGAAGGCACTAATTATTGTGTTCCACGTGACTACATCCCTACCATCTACTTCCTCAAACAGTTTCTCCACTTGGGACATGCTTGAACGTCTCGCATACATATTGATAAGAGAATTCGAAACTAAAACTTCACAATCAAGCCCGCTTTTAATGACCAAACCATGAATTTGTCCTCCGAATTCCAAATCTTCTTCACACACCAACCCCGATAAAACACCCTCAAAAGAACATTTAGACAAAGAACCCTCTTTCCTAACAAGCTTGCGAAACAAAACAACACAATCTTCCACAAAACCATGATGCCCCAACAATGATATCATCGAATTCCATGTCACCAAGCTTTTATTAGGCATATCTTCAAAAACATGGAATGCTTCATCTAACCACCCACATCTTCCAAATAAACCCAACAAAGCAGTGCCCACAAAAGCATCACTACAGAACAACCCGTTCTTTATTGCCAGTGCCTGCAACATAATCCCACGACCGACATCCATTGACGCACACGATAACAAACCAGACAAGGTAAAGTTATTCGGCCTGAACCCACAATCTATCATCTCACAAAACGTTCTCCAAGCTTCCTCTAAATAACCATATTTACTAAAACAGCTAATAATTGA
Coding sequences within:
- the LOC7467460 gene encoding pentatricopeptide repeat-containing protein At3g58590, which gives rise to MSFHGDFLKYQYRLLQLLQSCSKLRALDTTKPLHALTITIGPNPEQSTFVYNNIISFYASFNQVPMAHKVFDNMPQRNKVSYNSIISCFSKYGYLEEAWRTFCEMIDCGFRPNNFTLSGLLSCASMDVGRGIMLQALAIKNGLFCSDAFVGTALLGLFGRCGWLDEAFHVFEDMPNKSLVTWNSMISLLGHHGFVEDCVVLFRKLVRKEGSLSKCSFEGVLSGLVCEEDLEFGGQIHGLVIKSGLDCEVLVSNSLINMYARRSSMSQVEKLFEEVDGRDVVTWNTIISAFSKSKNPGKALEVFLKMSEDGIMPNQTTFVSVINSCTSLLVPMCGEYVHGKIVKTALETDVYLGSALVDYYAKCGKLDNAHYCFREIHQKNVVSWNSLILGYANKCSFASVSLLLEMLKLGFRPNEFSFSAVLKSSLVLELKQIHSLTIRLGYENNEYVLTSLITSYGRNGLITDALIFVKASETLLAVVPANSIAGIYNRSGQYFETLKFLSQLEEPDTVSWNIVIAACARNGNYNEVFELFKHMRVAQMLPDNYTYTSLLCVCSKVCNLALGSSIHGLLIKTNFSYFDIVVRNVLIDMYGKCGNLESSVKIFDSMTERNLITWTALISALGINGCAQEALERFNDMEFLGSRPDKVAFIAVLTACRHGALVREGMQLFGKMNNYHIEPDMDHYHCLVDLLARNGHLEEAEKVISCMPFPPDAQIWRSFLEGCKKRRNTEDHAVCIK